The Fibrobacter sp. UWEL DNA window CTGGCATACATTCCCTACACGGTGCTTGCCGCCATGACGGTGCCTGCCATTTTCTACGCAACGGAATCCCGCCTTTCCGGAATTCTTGCGCTGGTGACCGCCGTGATCGCCTCCTTACTGGGTCGTGGTCTCGTGGTTGTTGCCGTGGTGGCCTGCGTGACCGTCCTGTTGGTGGATGGACTTTTATAAATTTACCACATGCAGAAAGAGCAATGGGAAAAGATCAACGAGCTCTGCGATAAGCTCTCCAAGGTAACCTACGAAAACCTGACCAAGATTATCCGCCTGAATAAGACGGGCAGTTCTTCCGCAGCTCAGAAACTGGATGATAGTTTTCAGAACGATGTGGATGCCTGGATGGGTGGCGGAACCTGTTTCAGCATGACCTGGTACCTTTACCAGACCCTGCGGGATATGGGCTTGCGCCCTCGTCTTGTAATGGGACACAAGCGCAAGGAGCGAAACATCCACTGCGCTCTCATTCTTCCCGACGAAACTCCGGAAATAGGTGGCGCTCAGGAATACCTTTTTGATCCGGGTTACTTGATTTTTGAACCCCTTCCTATGCCTTTGCCTCCTCCCTTTGGCCCGGGCACTGCACTTTTCCCGCTGGTACCTAACTGCGTCCGTCTGGATCGACCCAACATGGAATCTATGGAACTCTGGACTGGGGGAGCCCTTCAGACATCCGGAAATCTTTCCGCCCCCATGAAGTTGCGTTTTGACTATCCGGTGGAAGGCGTGTCTGTAGAGGAATTCAAGCAGCATTGGAACGAAAGTTTCTACCGCGAGATGATGAATTACCCCGTTCTCAACCGTCTGGACCGGGAAAAAGGCATCCAGTACTACTACCAGAAGGGAAATCTGGTCGTTCGCGACTCCAGCGGGTCCAAGATGGAACGAATCGACCCGTCTAAACGGGTAGAAACCCTCAGCCGCATCTTCGGACTGGCTCCCGACCTGGTGGAAAACGCCCTGGGAATTCTTGAAAAGTAAAAGAACTTTTGTAATCGCTTTTTTTAGCGAAATTTTTATATTTTCAGCGTTAGGAAAACAATGGAGTTATTATGAAGAAAATGATCGCAGCCCTCGCAGCCGCAATTTCCCTCACTTTTATGGCCTGTGGCGCTTCCAAGCTGGAAATGCAGGAAATGTCCTCCCAGTGTGATGTGGTAGTTGAAGTTCGCCAGGTCCTCAACGATTCTATTAGCCTTTTCGTGGGCAATACCCTTTACCTCAACGCCAAGCAGATGGTCTCCGACGAAATGTACCCCCTGCTGGTCAGTACTCGCGACCCCTCTGACTTCCAGAAACCCACCGCCACCAACATCATCAACAGTGACGACGAGCTTCTGGCATACCTCCGCCGCGTAGCTCCCAGCATGGTTCAGGTTGGCCTCATTATCGGTGAATCCGCCGCTAATGAAATCGGTTTCGAAGAAGCTCCCGCCATCCAGAAGATGACCGCTGTCTTCAAGAAGATGGAAGGTGGCTCTCTCATCCTCTTCCACGAAAAAGGTGGCGAACTCACCGACGTGAAGAAGATCTTCTAATATATAATGATGTAAGGGGGGGCTCTCGCCCCCCTTAGATTCCCCCAAAAAGGACGTGCCTTTACAAGCCATAGAGCTTGCTCAGCGCGTCCTTTTTAGTTTGAGGGGCGCTAAAGCGCCTCCTCAAATACTATATCATATGTTTCCATTCCCTGCGTAGCATGTACAAGCCGATAAAGGCTGTTCCCACATCAGCTACAGGCTGTGCGAAGAACACGCCCTTCAGTCCAAGGAAGGGGGGCAGAATTAGTAGGAAAGGAATAAACAGAATCAACTGACGGCAGGCGTTCAGGAACATGGACTTCCCTGCCTTGCCGGTTCCCTGGAA harbors:
- a CDS encoding AzlD domain-containing protein; protein product: MIDFKTYIQFLAVMTGVTYLLRAVPFILLKKELTSPFWKSFLAYIPYTVLAAMTVPAIFYATESRLSGILALVTAVIASLLGRGLVVVAVVACVTVLLVDGLL